The following proteins are co-located in the Silene latifolia isolate original U9 population chromosome 1, ASM4854445v1, whole genome shotgun sequence genome:
- the LOC141605924 gene encoding proteasome subunit alpha type-4 — MSRRYDSRTTIFSPEGRLYQVEYAMEAIGNAGSAIGILSKDGVVLVGEKKVTSKLLQTSTSTEKMYKIDDHVACAVAGIMSDANILINTARVQAQRFTFAYQEPMPVEQLVQSLCDTKQGYTQFGGLRPFGVSFLFAGWDKNFGFQLYMSDPSGNYAGWKATAIGANNQAAQSMLKQDYKDDITREEAVQLALKVLSKTMDSTSLTSEKLELAEVFLAPSGKVKYQVHSPDSLNQLLAKSGLTQPAQEAA, encoded by the coding sequence ATGTCACGAAGGTATGATAGCCGCACAACAATCTTTTCCCCAGAGGGTCGACTCTACCAGGTCGAGTATGCAATGGAAGCCATTGGTAATGCCGGGAGTGCTATAGGAATACTATCAAAGGACGGTGTCGTCTTAGTTGGTGAGAAGAAGGTTACTTCTAAGCTTCTTCAAACCTCCACCTCGACTGAGAAGATGTACAAAATCGATGACCACGTAGCATGTGCTGTGGCTGGTATCATGTCTGATGCCAACATTCTTATCAACACGGCTCGGGTCCAAGCTCAGCGCTTCACATTCGCTTACCAAGAGCCAATGCCCGTTGAACAGCTGGTCCAGTCCCTCTGTGATACAAAACAAGGTTACACCCAGTTTGGTGGGCTCCGCCCTTTTGGCGTGTCCTTCCTATTTGCCGGTTGGGATAAGAATTTTGGGTTTCAACTTTACATGAGTGACCCAAGTGGAAACTATGCTGGGTGGAAAGCCACTGCAATAGGAGCTAACAATCAAGCTGCACAATCTATGCTTAAGCAAGACTACAAAGACGATATCACCCGGGAAGAAGCTGTTCAACTTGCTTTGAAGGTTCTGAGCAAGACAATGGATAGCACAAGTCTTACCTCGGAGAAGCTTGAACTTGCTGAGGTTTTCCTTGCTCCTTCTGGAAAAGTCAAGTACCAGGTACACTCTCCGGATTCTTTGAACCAATTGTTGGCCAAGTCCGGACTGACCCAACCAGCTCAAGAAGCTGCTTGA